One window from the genome of Variovorax sp. PAMC26660 encodes:
- a CDS encoding alginate O-acetyltransferase AlgX-related protein, with protein MRSTATRRIFIAAFLILTLLPGLQMATRLVPELEIDEQRTLAAPPSMAHPDRYLQQTNSWFSDHFGFRALLIRLKATIDYRLFRVSDKVHVGRDGYLFYRSTLDVEKPIVDTYLQAHEATVVEGVRRYAEALQQKGIGMVMVVNLLGDRFLPDKLPTSVAERPPLRRIDSLLDKLKQVPNVTFIDSTAILQETERSRPIFHRTDFHWNDPAAYPVAKSVVDAMSRAEGLPGSTWTHPLLYETHSYSGGIARFMPLLRSPSEKSIFVTPTWQWPSGFASVSGPSPYTDVSHVAPGTQGLLHPVLFVGDSFMDAWMRNGMAAYFESSYRLRWGEGLRLSAITAAIPPDARWVAVQFIEVQQAALHAFADEADVARSIKLLQARTAW; from the coding sequence ATGCGCTCTACTGCCACCCGCCGGATCTTCATCGCGGCCTTCCTGATCCTCACGCTGCTGCCGGGTTTGCAGATGGCGACGAGGCTCGTGCCAGAGCTCGAAATCGACGAGCAGCGGACGCTTGCTGCGCCGCCGAGCATGGCGCACCCGGATCGCTACCTGCAGCAGACCAACAGCTGGTTTTCGGACCACTTCGGGTTTCGGGCGCTGCTGATCCGGCTCAAGGCCACGATCGACTACCGTCTGTTCCGCGTGTCCGACAAGGTTCACGTGGGCCGCGACGGCTACCTGTTCTACCGCAGCACGCTGGACGTCGAAAAGCCGATTGTCGACACCTACCTCCAGGCCCACGAGGCCACAGTGGTCGAGGGCGTACGGCGCTATGCCGAAGCCTTGCAGCAAAAGGGCATCGGCATGGTGATGGTCGTCAATCTGCTGGGTGACCGATTCTTGCCCGACAAGCTGCCTACCTCGGTCGCCGAGCGGCCGCCGCTGCGACGCATCGACAGCCTGCTCGACAAGTTGAAACAGGTGCCCAACGTGACGTTCATCGACAGCACGGCCATCCTGCAAGAGACGGAGCGCTCTCGTCCGATCTTCCATCGCACCGATTTTCACTGGAACGACCCTGCGGCCTACCCGGTGGCCAAGAGCGTTGTCGATGCAATGAGCCGGGCCGAAGGACTTCCGGGTAGCACGTGGACGCATCCACTGCTCTACGAAACGCATTCGTACAGCGGCGGCATCGCCCGATTCATGCCGTTGCTGCGCTCCCCATCGGAGAAATCCATCTTCGTGACGCCTACATGGCAGTGGCCAAGTGGCTTCGCCAGCGTGTCAGGGCCATCGCCGTACACGGATGTCAGCCATGTCGCACCAGGCACCCAAGGCTTGCTACACCCGGTTCTGTTTGTCGGCGATAGCTTCATGGACGCGTGGATGCGCAACGGTATGGCGGCATATTTCGAGTCCTCTTACCGCCTGCGCTGGGGTGAAGGCTTGCGCTTGTCGGCGATCACTGCAGCAATACCTCCGGATGCTCGGTGGGTCGCGGTGCAGTTCATCGAAGTGCAGCAGGCTGCATTACATGCTTTTGCTGACGAGGCAGATGTGGCACGCTCCATCAAGCTGCTGCAAGCACGTACCGCATGGTAA
- a CDS encoding MBOAT family O-acyltransferase, which yields MTFSSPGFLFGFMPIVFLLYFALPARSRNAFLMLASFAFYFVDAGLVSVVLLGSVVVNALIGNALYRMPADGRARALLAVGVVANLVPLIYYKYWNFMQRAALDAAAALQMPASWSLSDIVLPAGISFFTFQGISYIVDIYRRDAPPAPTLVDFGMYHTLFPQLIAGPIVRYSELVSRIQHRPVCLEDVHAGLLRFCLGLAKKIVIADNVGVVADRMFGLPADQLGTAAAWIGILAYTLQILFDFSGYSDMAIGMGRMLGFKFPENFNQPYRSHSITEFWRRWHMTLSRWFRDYLYIPLGGNRAGPVRTYLNLLIVFVLCGLWHGAAYTFLLWGLFHGVLLVIERLALNRFGWTPRGFSGWLTTLLLVMVGWVLFRAPSAGVAGHYLMAMAGVTTGETPAAAWSVLTSDKLLFLVIGSVAVLVPENWRLTAWQRAGDSIAAPVLSLGALVLFAYSAMLIAANGFNPFIYFRF from the coding sequence GTGACTTTCAGTTCGCCCGGCTTCCTGTTCGGCTTCATGCCGATCGTGTTCCTGCTGTATTTCGCTCTCCCCGCACGCTCGCGCAACGCGTTCCTGATGCTGGCGAGCTTTGCGTTCTATTTCGTGGACGCAGGGCTGGTGTCGGTGGTTCTGCTGGGGTCGGTGGTCGTCAACGCGCTCATCGGCAACGCGCTTTACCGCATGCCTGCCGACGGCCGTGCCCGCGCCTTGCTGGCGGTCGGCGTGGTCGCCAACCTGGTGCCGCTGATCTACTACAAGTACTGGAACTTCATGCAGCGCGCAGCGCTGGACGCGGCCGCCGCGCTCCAGATGCCCGCGTCATGGTCGCTCAGCGACATCGTGCTGCCTGCGGGCATTTCGTTCTTCACGTTCCAGGGCATCTCGTACATCGTCGACATCTACCGGCGCGACGCGCCGCCGGCGCCCACGCTGGTCGACTTCGGCATGTACCACACGCTGTTCCCCCAGCTCATCGCCGGGCCGATCGTGCGCTACAGCGAGCTGGTGAGCCGCATCCAGCACCGCCCCGTTTGCCTGGAAGACGTGCATGCCGGGCTGCTGCGCTTCTGCCTCGGCCTGGCCAAGAAGATCGTCATTGCGGACAACGTGGGCGTAGTCGCCGACCGCATGTTCGGGCTGCCGGCCGACCAGCTCGGCACCGCCGCCGCCTGGATCGGCATCCTGGCGTACACGCTGCAGATCCTGTTCGACTTCTCGGGCTACTCCGACATGGCGATCGGCATGGGCCGGATGCTGGGGTTCAAGTTTCCGGAAAACTTCAACCAGCCCTATCGGTCGCACAGCATCACCGAGTTCTGGCGGCGCTGGCACATGACGCTGTCGCGCTGGTTCCGCGACTACCTGTACATCCCGCTGGGCGGCAACCGCGCGGGGCCGGTGCGCACGTACCTCAACCTGCTCATCGTGTTCGTACTGTGCGGCCTGTGGCACGGAGCGGCCTACACCTTCTTGCTGTGGGGGCTGTTCCACGGCGTGCTGCTTGTCATCGAGCGGCTGGCGCTGAACCGGTTCGGCTGGACGCCGCGCGGCTTCAGCGGCTGGCTGACCACGCTGCTGCTGGTGATGGTCGGCTGGGTGCTGTTCAGGGCGCCGTCGGCCGGCGTTGCTGGGCACTACCTGATGGCCATGGCCGGCGTGACGACAGGCGAGACGCCCGCGGCCGCATGGTCTGTGCTGACATCCGACAAGCTGCTCTTTCTGGTGATCGGTAGCGTGGCGGTGCTGGTGCCCGAAAACTGGCGGCTCACCGCCTGGCAACGCGCAGGCGACTCGATTGCCGCGCCGGTCCTCTCGCTGGGCGCTCTCGTCCTCTTCGCCTACTCGGCCATGCTGATCGCAGCCAACGGATTCAATCCGTTCATCTATTTCCGCTTCTGA
- a CDS encoding class I SAM-dependent methyltransferase — MILDAVQPNLAMFIRPLRLVSSGWTGHVPFGAWLTAVQQPRILVELGSHFGMSYAAFCQTVQNEGLNTKCYAVDTWQGDEHAGFYGDSVYNDLTAFNDKHFAGFSRLMRMTFDEATTYFEDGSVDLLHIDGLHTYEAVKHDFESWLPKLSDRAIVLFHDTNVRERDFGVWQYWAEVTKKYPGFEFDHSAGLGVLAVGPNQPAEVRKLLDLPKDQPGAKAVKEVFSSLGESVLRRWELESTRLELASKASDVERVLAQLANVDKELSTLQKDHRHAASVLSERDVLLKENQQRVAALAQVEEAHRQMTDSLSWRITKPLRAARRMFKG, encoded by the coding sequence ATGATCCTCGACGCCGTCCAGCCCAACCTGGCCATGTTCATCCGCCCGCTTCGCCTGGTCTCCAGCGGCTGGACTGGGCATGTGCCCTTCGGCGCATGGCTCACCGCCGTGCAGCAGCCTCGCATCTTGGTCGAGCTGGGCTCGCACTTCGGCATGTCGTACGCGGCCTTCTGCCAGACTGTCCAGAACGAGGGCCTCAACACCAAGTGCTATGCGGTCGACACCTGGCAAGGCGACGAGCACGCAGGCTTCTATGGCGACAGCGTCTACAACGACCTGACTGCGTTCAACGACAAGCATTTCGCGGGCTTTTCGCGCCTCATGCGCATGACCTTCGACGAGGCCACGACCTACTTCGAGGACGGCTCGGTCGACCTGCTGCACATCGACGGGCTCCACACCTACGAGGCCGTGAAGCATGACTTCGAGAGCTGGCTGCCCAAGCTGTCGGACCGCGCCATCGTGCTGTTCCACGACACCAATGTACGCGAGCGCGACTTCGGCGTCTGGCAATACTGGGCCGAGGTCACGAAGAAATATCCCGGCTTCGAGTTCGATCACTCGGCAGGCCTGGGCGTGCTGGCCGTCGGTCCCAACCAGCCGGCGGAAGTGCGCAAGCTCCTTGACCTGCCCAAGGACCAGCCCGGCGCCAAGGCGGTGAAGGAGGTCTTCTCCAGCCTGGGAGAGTCCGTGCTGCGCCGCTGGGAACTCGAAAGCACGCGCCTGGAACTGGCTTCCAAGGCGTCGGACGTCGAGCGTGTGCTCGCCCAGTTGGCCAACGTCGACAAGGAGCTGAGCACCCTGCAGAAGGACCACCGTCACGCGGCCAGCGTGCTTTCAGAGCGCGACGTGCTGTTGAAGGAAAACCAACAGCGGGTCGCAGCGTTGGCCCAGGTCGAAGAGGCCCATCGCCAGATGACCGATTCGCTGTCCTGGCGCATCACCAAGCCGCTGCGCGCCGCGCGTCGCATGTTCAAGGGCTAG